In Acidaminococcales bacterium, a single genomic region encodes these proteins:
- a CDS encoding cupin domain-containing protein: protein MDKNLPPAAADIVNSLGLKHVQEGIYLKRVYESAALPGERRAVTSAYALAAGIAPSRLHRLDCDELWHFYAGHPLSIYIFGRDGVSVRALGANIARGENPLIAIPRGAIFGAAVAGPGDWCLFGCTCAPGFQQEGCEFFAAGSPALAPFAEHAALIKLLTEK from the coding sequence ATGGACAAAAACCTGCCGCCGGCAGCGGCCGATATCGTAAACAGCTTGGGGCTCAAACATGTGCAGGAAGGCATTTATCTCAAACGCGTCTATGAAAGCGCGGCGCTGCCCGGCGAGCGGCGAGCCGTTACTTCGGCTTATGCCCTGGCGGCGGGCATCGCGCCATCGCGCCTGCACCGGCTGGATTGCGACGAATTGTGGCATTTTTACGCCGGGCATCCCCTCAGCATCTATATTTTCGGTCGGGACGGCGTAAGTGTCCGGGCGCTGGGCGCAAATATCGCCCGGGGGGAAAATCCCCTCATCGCCATACCACGCGGCGCCATCTTCGGCGCGGCGGTAGCGGGCCCGGGCGACTGGTGCCTGTTCGGCTGCACTTGCGCGCCGGGATTCCAGCAGGAGGGCTGCGAGTTTTTCGCGGCCGGTTCCCCCGCGCTCGCCCCCTTTGCCGAACACGCGGCATTGATCAAGCTTTTAACGGAAAAATAA
- a CDS encoding DUF3800 domain-containing protein: MFEITQKLYFFVDDSGTLHRNEKSGYFVYAGYVFNSKEELDDAKRKYISAHKKISKCISQKGELKAYTLSNTHKRALYKVLEKHETFSVGIHIGQVYGRILDNKKAICRYKDYVLKIIIKEKIFDLIRKNTISQDADTHITISIDEQLTSTNGFYSFRESVLEEFKHGIISYNYEKIHPPVFFGKLNIEVHYCDSKSNYLIQASDILANKIWHCYCSDDKENIYLMQEHKALTLP; this comes from the coding sequence GTGTTTGAAATTACACAGAAACTATATTTCTTTGTGGATGATTCGGGAACACTACATAGAAATGAAAAGAGTGGATACTTTGTTTATGCCGGTTATGTTTTCAACAGCAAAGAAGAACTGGATGATGCAAAACGCAAATATATAAGCGCCCATAAAAAAATTAGCAAATGTATTTCGCAGAAGGGCGAATTGAAAGCGTACACATTATCAAATACACATAAGCGGGCATTGTATAAGGTTCTCGAAAAACATGAAACTTTTTCAGTAGGGATACATATTGGTCAGGTATATGGCCGTATTCTCGACAATAAAAAAGCTATATGCCGATATAAAGACTACGTTTTGAAGATAATTATAAAAGAAAAAATTTTCGACTTAATAAGAAAAAATACTATATCTCAGGATGCAGACACTCATATTACTATATCTATTGACGAACAACTTACATCTACTAATGGTTTCTATTCTTTTAGAGAATCCGTTCTTGAAGAGTTTAAACATGGCATAATAAGCTATAATTATGAGAAAATCCATCCGCCAGTATTTTTCGGCAAATTAAACATAGAAGTTCACTATTGCGATTCAAAGTCAAACTATCTAATACAGGCCAGCGACATTCTTGCAAACAAAATATGGCACTGCTATTGTTCTGACGACAAGGAAAATATATATTTAATGCAAGAACATAAAGCCTTGACATTGCCATAA